One stretch of Sander lucioperca isolate FBNREF2018 chromosome 13, SLUC_FBN_1.2, whole genome shotgun sequence DNA includes these proteins:
- the picalma gene encoding phosphatidylinositol binding clathrin assembly protein a isoform X13, giving the protein MSGQSITDRITAAQHSVTGSAISKIVCKATTHEIMGPKKKHLDYLIQCTNEMNVNIPQLADTLFERTANTSWVVVFKSLTTTHHLMVYGNERFIQYLASRNTLFNLSNFLDKSGLQGYDMSTFIRRYSRYLNEKAVSYRQVAFDFTKVKRGADGVMRTVNTEKLLKTIPIIQNQMDVLLDFNVNANELTNGVINAAFMLLFKDAIRLFAAYNEGIINLLEKYFDMKKVQCKEGLDIYKKFLTRMTRISEFLKVAEQVGIDRGDIPDLSQFTVCAPSSLLDALEQHLASLEGKKVKDSTAASRASTLSNAVSSLANTGISFTKVDEREKQAALEEEQTLLKTLKEQRLKELQKNPTAATTDSSPDSTMGGTINSAPAIDLFSTPSSTNSTSKAANELLDLQPAFQQPLPLSTSNTWGGFTGSPTPQQPQNPRGLNVDFESVFGNNTNANNMDSTDVLGDILKPTVASSLNQGMTLNGQQAHKLVSSDLDSSLANLVGNLGIGNGTSKNDLHWSQPGERKLTGGNNWQPKTAPNTTWNPAAMAPSVMAFPATTPTGMMAYAMPPHMGSMMMTQPTMMYTQPVMRPANPFGPSPGAQMQFM; this is encoded by the exons ATTTGATTCAGTGCACAAATGAGATGAATGTGAACATCCCTCAGCTGGCTGACACACTGTTTGAGAGGACCGCCAACACCAGCTGGGTGGTTGTGTTCAAGTCCCTCACCACCACACACCATCTGATGGTCTACGGCAATGAG agatTTATACAGTATCTGGCTTCAAGGAACACACTATTCAACCTCAGCAAttttttggacaaaagtggCCTACAAG GCTATGATATGTCAACGTTCATAAGGAGGTATAGCCGCTACCTGAATGAGAAGGCTGTGTCCTACAGACAAGTTGCTTTTGACTTCACTAAAGTGAAAAGAGG GGCTGATGGAGTGATGAGAACCGTGAACACAGAGAAACTCCTCAAGACCATCCCTATCATCCAAAATCAGATGGATGTGTTACTTGATTTCAAT GTCAATGCCAATGAACTGACAAATGGTGTGATCAACGCAGCCTTCATGCTTCTGTTCAAAGATGCCATCCGACTGTTTGCAGCATATAATGAGGGCATTATCAACCTCCTGG AGAAATACTTTGACATGAAAAAAGTCCAGTGCAAAGAAGGACTTGACATCTACAAGAAATTCCTTACACGAATGACTAGAATCTCAGAGTTCCTCAAAGTTGCAGAG CAAGTCGGAATCGATCGAGGAGACATCCCCGATCTGTCGCAG TTTACAGTCTGT GCCCCCAGCAGCCTGCTTGATGCCCTGGAGCAGCACTTGGCCTCTTtagaaggaaaaaaagtcaaagactCAACAGCAGCCAGCAG GGCCAGCACCCTCTCCAATGCAGTCTCCTCCCTGGCCAACACCGGCATATCTTTCACCAAAGTGGACGAGAGGGAAAAACAGGCCGCCCTGGAGGAAGAGCAGACTCTCCTAAAAACActaaaa GAGCAGCGTCTGAAAGAGCTCCAAAAGAATCCTACTGCAGCAACCACGGACTCATCCCCTGACTCCACGATGGGTGGGACCATAAACTCAGCTCCTGCCATTGACCTCTTCTCCACCCCCAGCTCCACCAACAG CACCTCCAAGGCAGCCAATGAACTGCTGGACCTGCAGCCAGCTTTCCAGCAGCCACTGCCTCTCTCCACCAGCAACACATGGGGAG GGTTTACAGGCTCCCCAACACCCCAGCAGCCACAGAACCCTCGAGGCCTTAATGTTGACTTTGAGTCAGTATTTGGCAACAACACCAATGCTAACAACATGGATTCTACAG ATGTTTTAGGTGATATCCTCAAACCCACAGTGGCATCCTCACTCAATCAGGGCATGACCCTGAACGGCCAACAGGCCCACAAACTGGTATCCAGCGACCTGGACTCGTCACTGGCCAATCTTGTTGGCA ATCTGGGAATTGGCAACGGCACGTCAAAGAA TGATCTTCACTGGAGTCAGCCTGGTGAGAGGAAGCTGACAGGTGGAAACAACTGGCAACCCAAGACGGCTCCTAATACCACCTGGAACCCTGCAGCCATG GCACCATCTGTCATGGCATTCCCTGCAACCACACCGACAGGCATGATGGCATATGCAATG CCTCCCCACATGGGGTCCATGATGATGACGCAGCCCACTATGATGTACACCCAGCCTGTGATGAGGCCAGCCAACCCCTTTGGCCCCAGTCCAGGTGCACAG ATGCAGTTTATGTAA
- the picalma gene encoding phosphatidylinositol binding clathrin assembly protein a isoform X10 encodes MSGQSITDRITAAQHSVTGSAISKIVCKATTHEIMGPKKKHLDYLIQCTNEMNVNIPQLADTLFERTANTSWVVVFKSLTTTHHLMVYGNERFIQYLASRNTLFNLSNFLDKSGLQGYDMSTFIRRYSRYLNEKAVSYRQVAFDFTKVKRGADGVMRTVNTEKLLKTIPIIQNQMDVLLDFNVNANELTNGVINAAFMLLFKDAIRLFAAYNEGIINLLEKYFDMKKVQCKEGLDIYKKFLTRMTRISEFLKVAEQVGIDRGDIPDLSQFTVCAPSSLLDALEQHLASLEGKKVKDSTAASRASTLSNAVSSLANTGISFTKVDEREKQAALEEEQTLLKTLKEQRLKELQKNPTAATTDSSPDSTMGGTINSAPAIDLFSTPSSTNSTSKAANELLDLQPAFQQPLPLSTSNTWGDSFCGPSPYNTTPLFQSESPAVAGLFRGFTGSPTPQQPQNPRGLNVDFESVFGNNTNANNMDSTDVLGDILKPTVASSLNQGMTLNGQQAHKLVSSDLDSSLANLVGNLGIGNGTSKNDLHWSQPGERKLTGGNNWQPKTAPNTTWNPAAMAPSVMAFPATTPTGMMAYAMPPHMGSMMMTQPTMMYTQPVMRPANPFGPSPGAQMQFM; translated from the exons ATTTGATTCAGTGCACAAATGAGATGAATGTGAACATCCCTCAGCTGGCTGACACACTGTTTGAGAGGACCGCCAACACCAGCTGGGTGGTTGTGTTCAAGTCCCTCACCACCACACACCATCTGATGGTCTACGGCAATGAG agatTTATACAGTATCTGGCTTCAAGGAACACACTATTCAACCTCAGCAAttttttggacaaaagtggCCTACAAG GCTATGATATGTCAACGTTCATAAGGAGGTATAGCCGCTACCTGAATGAGAAGGCTGTGTCCTACAGACAAGTTGCTTTTGACTTCACTAAAGTGAAAAGAGG GGCTGATGGAGTGATGAGAACCGTGAACACAGAGAAACTCCTCAAGACCATCCCTATCATCCAAAATCAGATGGATGTGTTACTTGATTTCAAT GTCAATGCCAATGAACTGACAAATGGTGTGATCAACGCAGCCTTCATGCTTCTGTTCAAAGATGCCATCCGACTGTTTGCAGCATATAATGAGGGCATTATCAACCTCCTGG AGAAATACTTTGACATGAAAAAAGTCCAGTGCAAAGAAGGACTTGACATCTACAAGAAATTCCTTACACGAATGACTAGAATCTCAGAGTTCCTCAAAGTTGCAGAG CAAGTCGGAATCGATCGAGGAGACATCCCCGATCTGTCGCAG TTTACAGTCTGT GCCCCCAGCAGCCTGCTTGATGCCCTGGAGCAGCACTTGGCCTCTTtagaaggaaaaaaagtcaaagactCAACAGCAGCCAGCAG GGCCAGCACCCTCTCCAATGCAGTCTCCTCCCTGGCCAACACCGGCATATCTTTCACCAAAGTGGACGAGAGGGAAAAACAGGCCGCCCTGGAGGAAGAGCAGACTCTCCTAAAAACActaaaa GAGCAGCGTCTGAAAGAGCTCCAAAAGAATCCTACTGCAGCAACCACGGACTCATCCCCTGACTCCACGATGGGTGGGACCATAAACTCAGCTCCTGCCATTGACCTCTTCTCCACCCCCAGCTCCACCAACAG CACCTCCAAGGCAGCCAATGAACTGCTGGACCTGCAGCCAGCTTTCCAGCAGCCACTGCCTCTCTCCACCAGCAACACATGGGGAG ACTCCTTCTGTGGGCCAAGCCCTTACAACACCACTCCACTCTTCCAATCTGAGTCCCCAGCTGTTGCTGGTCTATTCAGAG GGTTTACAGGCTCCCCAACACCCCAGCAGCCACAGAACCCTCGAGGCCTTAATGTTGACTTTGAGTCAGTATTTGGCAACAACACCAATGCTAACAACATGGATTCTACAG ATGTTTTAGGTGATATCCTCAAACCCACAGTGGCATCCTCACTCAATCAGGGCATGACCCTGAACGGCCAACAGGCCCACAAACTGGTATCCAGCGACCTGGACTCGTCACTGGCCAATCTTGTTGGCA ATCTGGGAATTGGCAACGGCACGTCAAAGAA TGATCTTCACTGGAGTCAGCCTGGTGAGAGGAAGCTGACAGGTGGAAACAACTGGCAACCCAAGACGGCTCCTAATACCACCTGGAACCCTGCAGCCATG GCACCATCTGTCATGGCATTCCCTGCAACCACACCGACAGGCATGATGGCATATGCAATG CCTCCCCACATGGGGTCCATGATGATGACGCAGCCCACTATGATGTACACCCAGCCTGTGATGAGGCCAGCCAACCCCTTTGGCCCCAGTCCAGGTGCACAG ATGCAGTTTATGTAA
- the picalma gene encoding phosphatidylinositol binding clathrin assembly protein a isoform X11 encodes MSGQSITDRITAAQHSVTGSAISKIVCKATTHEIMGPKKKHLDYLIQCTNEMNVNIPQLADTLFERTANTSWVVVFKSLTTTHHLMVYGNERFIQYLASRNTLFNLSNFLDKSGLQGYDMSTFIRRYSRYLNEKAVSYRQVAFDFTKVKRGADGVMRTVNTEKLLKTIPIIQNQMDVLLDFNVNANELTNGVINAAFMLLFKDAIRLFAAYNEGIINLLEKYFDMKKVQCKEGLDIYKKFLTRMTRISEFLKVAEQVGIDRGDIPDLSQFTVCAPSSLLDALEQHLASLEGKKVKDSTAASRASTLSNAVSSLANTGISFTKVDEREKQAALEEEQTLLKTLKEQRLKELQKNPTAATTDSSPDSTMGGTINSAPAIDLFSTPSSTNSTSKAANELLDLQPAFQQPLPLSTSNTWGDSFCGPSPYNTTPLFQSESPAVAGLFRGFTGSPTPQQPQNPRGLNVDFESVFGNNTNANNMDSTGDILKPTVASSLNQGMTLNGQQAHKLVSSDLDSSLANLVGNLGIGNGTSKNDLHWSQPGERKLTGGNNWQPKTAPNTTWNPAAMAPSVMAFPATTPTGMMAYAMPPHMGSMMMTQPTMMYTQPVMRPANPFGPSPGAQMQFM; translated from the exons ATTTGATTCAGTGCACAAATGAGATGAATGTGAACATCCCTCAGCTGGCTGACACACTGTTTGAGAGGACCGCCAACACCAGCTGGGTGGTTGTGTTCAAGTCCCTCACCACCACACACCATCTGATGGTCTACGGCAATGAG agatTTATACAGTATCTGGCTTCAAGGAACACACTATTCAACCTCAGCAAttttttggacaaaagtggCCTACAAG GCTATGATATGTCAACGTTCATAAGGAGGTATAGCCGCTACCTGAATGAGAAGGCTGTGTCCTACAGACAAGTTGCTTTTGACTTCACTAAAGTGAAAAGAGG GGCTGATGGAGTGATGAGAACCGTGAACACAGAGAAACTCCTCAAGACCATCCCTATCATCCAAAATCAGATGGATGTGTTACTTGATTTCAAT GTCAATGCCAATGAACTGACAAATGGTGTGATCAACGCAGCCTTCATGCTTCTGTTCAAAGATGCCATCCGACTGTTTGCAGCATATAATGAGGGCATTATCAACCTCCTGG AGAAATACTTTGACATGAAAAAAGTCCAGTGCAAAGAAGGACTTGACATCTACAAGAAATTCCTTACACGAATGACTAGAATCTCAGAGTTCCTCAAAGTTGCAGAG CAAGTCGGAATCGATCGAGGAGACATCCCCGATCTGTCGCAG TTTACAGTCTGT GCCCCCAGCAGCCTGCTTGATGCCCTGGAGCAGCACTTGGCCTCTTtagaaggaaaaaaagtcaaagactCAACAGCAGCCAGCAG GGCCAGCACCCTCTCCAATGCAGTCTCCTCCCTGGCCAACACCGGCATATCTTTCACCAAAGTGGACGAGAGGGAAAAACAGGCCGCCCTGGAGGAAGAGCAGACTCTCCTAAAAACActaaaa GAGCAGCGTCTGAAAGAGCTCCAAAAGAATCCTACTGCAGCAACCACGGACTCATCCCCTGACTCCACGATGGGTGGGACCATAAACTCAGCTCCTGCCATTGACCTCTTCTCCACCCCCAGCTCCACCAACAG CACCTCCAAGGCAGCCAATGAACTGCTGGACCTGCAGCCAGCTTTCCAGCAGCCACTGCCTCTCTCCACCAGCAACACATGGGGAG ACTCCTTCTGTGGGCCAAGCCCTTACAACACCACTCCACTCTTCCAATCTGAGTCCCCAGCTGTTGCTGGTCTATTCAGAG GGTTTACAGGCTCCCCAACACCCCAGCAGCCACAGAACCCTCGAGGCCTTAATGTTGACTTTGAGTCAGTATTTGGCAACAACACCAATGCTAACAACATGGATTCTACAG GTGATATCCTCAAACCCACAGTGGCATCCTCACTCAATCAGGGCATGACCCTGAACGGCCAACAGGCCCACAAACTGGTATCCAGCGACCTGGACTCGTCACTGGCCAATCTTGTTGGCA ATCTGGGAATTGGCAACGGCACGTCAAAGAA TGATCTTCACTGGAGTCAGCCTGGTGAGAGGAAGCTGACAGGTGGAAACAACTGGCAACCCAAGACGGCTCCTAATACCACCTGGAACCCTGCAGCCATG GCACCATCTGTCATGGCATTCCCTGCAACCACACCGACAGGCATGATGGCATATGCAATG CCTCCCCACATGGGGTCCATGATGATGACGCAGCCCACTATGATGTACACCCAGCCTGTGATGAGGCCAGCCAACCCCTTTGGCCCCAGTCCAGGTGCACAG ATGCAGTTTATGTAA
- the picalma gene encoding phosphatidylinositol binding clathrin assembly protein a isoform X14, translating into MSGQSITDRITAAQHSVTGSAISKIVCKATTHEIMGPKKKHLDYLIQCTNEMNVNIPQLADTLFERTANTSWVVVFKSLTTTHHLMVYGNERFIQYLASRNTLFNLSNFLDKSGLQGYDMSTFIRRYSRYLNEKAVSYRQVAFDFTKVKRGADGVMRTVNTEKLLKTIPIIQNQMDVLLDFNVNANELTNGVINAAFMLLFKDAIRLFAAYNEGIINLLEKYFDMKKVQCKEGLDIYKKFLTRMTRISEFLKVAEQVGIDRGDIPDLSQFTVCAPSSLLDALEQHLASLEGKKVKDSTAASRASTLSNAVSSLANTGISFTKVDEREKQAALEEEQTLLKTLKEQRLKELQKNPTAATTDSSPDSTMGGTINSAPAIDLFSTPSSTNSTSKAANELLDLQPAFQQPLPLSTSNTWGGFTGSPTPQQPQNPRGLNVDFESVFGNNTNANNMDSTGDILKPTVASSLNQGMTLNGQQAHKLVSSDLDSSLANLVGNLGIGNGTSKNDLHWSQPGERKLTGGNNWQPKTAPNTTWNPAAMAPSVMAFPATTPTGMMAYAMPPHMGSMMMTQPTMMYTQPVMRPANPFGPSPGAQMQFM; encoded by the exons ATTTGATTCAGTGCACAAATGAGATGAATGTGAACATCCCTCAGCTGGCTGACACACTGTTTGAGAGGACCGCCAACACCAGCTGGGTGGTTGTGTTCAAGTCCCTCACCACCACACACCATCTGATGGTCTACGGCAATGAG agatTTATACAGTATCTGGCTTCAAGGAACACACTATTCAACCTCAGCAAttttttggacaaaagtggCCTACAAG GCTATGATATGTCAACGTTCATAAGGAGGTATAGCCGCTACCTGAATGAGAAGGCTGTGTCCTACAGACAAGTTGCTTTTGACTTCACTAAAGTGAAAAGAGG GGCTGATGGAGTGATGAGAACCGTGAACACAGAGAAACTCCTCAAGACCATCCCTATCATCCAAAATCAGATGGATGTGTTACTTGATTTCAAT GTCAATGCCAATGAACTGACAAATGGTGTGATCAACGCAGCCTTCATGCTTCTGTTCAAAGATGCCATCCGACTGTTTGCAGCATATAATGAGGGCATTATCAACCTCCTGG AGAAATACTTTGACATGAAAAAAGTCCAGTGCAAAGAAGGACTTGACATCTACAAGAAATTCCTTACACGAATGACTAGAATCTCAGAGTTCCTCAAAGTTGCAGAG CAAGTCGGAATCGATCGAGGAGACATCCCCGATCTGTCGCAG TTTACAGTCTGT GCCCCCAGCAGCCTGCTTGATGCCCTGGAGCAGCACTTGGCCTCTTtagaaggaaaaaaagtcaaagactCAACAGCAGCCAGCAG GGCCAGCACCCTCTCCAATGCAGTCTCCTCCCTGGCCAACACCGGCATATCTTTCACCAAAGTGGACGAGAGGGAAAAACAGGCCGCCCTGGAGGAAGAGCAGACTCTCCTAAAAACActaaaa GAGCAGCGTCTGAAAGAGCTCCAAAAGAATCCTACTGCAGCAACCACGGACTCATCCCCTGACTCCACGATGGGTGGGACCATAAACTCAGCTCCTGCCATTGACCTCTTCTCCACCCCCAGCTCCACCAACAG CACCTCCAAGGCAGCCAATGAACTGCTGGACCTGCAGCCAGCTTTCCAGCAGCCACTGCCTCTCTCCACCAGCAACACATGGGGAG GGTTTACAGGCTCCCCAACACCCCAGCAGCCACAGAACCCTCGAGGCCTTAATGTTGACTTTGAGTCAGTATTTGGCAACAACACCAATGCTAACAACATGGATTCTACAG GTGATATCCTCAAACCCACAGTGGCATCCTCACTCAATCAGGGCATGACCCTGAACGGCCAACAGGCCCACAAACTGGTATCCAGCGACCTGGACTCGTCACTGGCCAATCTTGTTGGCA ATCTGGGAATTGGCAACGGCACGTCAAAGAA TGATCTTCACTGGAGTCAGCCTGGTGAGAGGAAGCTGACAGGTGGAAACAACTGGCAACCCAAGACGGCTCCTAATACCACCTGGAACCCTGCAGCCATG GCACCATCTGTCATGGCATTCCCTGCAACCACACCGACAGGCATGATGGCATATGCAATG CCTCCCCACATGGGGTCCATGATGATGACGCAGCCCACTATGATGTACACCCAGCCTGTGATGAGGCCAGCCAACCCCTTTGGCCCCAGTCCAGGTGCACAG ATGCAGTTTATGTAA
- the picalma gene encoding phosphatidylinositol binding clathrin assembly protein a isoform X17: MSGQSITDRITAAQHSVTGSAISKIVCKATTHEIMGPKKKHLDYLIQCTNEMNVNIPQLADTLFERTANTSWVVVFKSLTTTHHLMVYGNERFIQYLASRNTLFNLSNFLDKSGLQGYDMSTFIRRYSRYLNEKAVSYRQVAFDFTKVKRGADGVMRTVNTEKLLKTIPIIQNQMDVLLDFNVNANELTNGVINAAFMLLFKDAIRLFAAYNEGIINLLEKYFDMKKVQCKEGLDIYKKFLTRMTRISEFLKVAEQVGIDRGDIPDLSQFTVCAPSSLLDALEQHLASLEGKKVKDSTAASRASTLSNAVSSLANTGISFTKVDEREKQAALEEEQTLLKTLKEQRLKELQKNPTAATTDSSPDSTMGGTINSAPAIDLFSTPSSTNSTSKAANELLDLQPAFQQPLPLSTSNTWGGFTGSPTPQQPQNPRGLNVDFESVFGNNTNANNMDSTVASSLNQGMTLNGQQAHKLVSSDLDSSLANLVGNLGIGNGTSKNDLHWSQPGERKLTGGNNWQPKTAPNTTWNPAAMAPSVMAFPATTPTGMMAYAMPPHMGSMMMTQPTMMYTQPVMRPANPFGPSPGAQMQFM, from the exons ATTTGATTCAGTGCACAAATGAGATGAATGTGAACATCCCTCAGCTGGCTGACACACTGTTTGAGAGGACCGCCAACACCAGCTGGGTGGTTGTGTTCAAGTCCCTCACCACCACACACCATCTGATGGTCTACGGCAATGAG agatTTATACAGTATCTGGCTTCAAGGAACACACTATTCAACCTCAGCAAttttttggacaaaagtggCCTACAAG GCTATGATATGTCAACGTTCATAAGGAGGTATAGCCGCTACCTGAATGAGAAGGCTGTGTCCTACAGACAAGTTGCTTTTGACTTCACTAAAGTGAAAAGAGG GGCTGATGGAGTGATGAGAACCGTGAACACAGAGAAACTCCTCAAGACCATCCCTATCATCCAAAATCAGATGGATGTGTTACTTGATTTCAAT GTCAATGCCAATGAACTGACAAATGGTGTGATCAACGCAGCCTTCATGCTTCTGTTCAAAGATGCCATCCGACTGTTTGCAGCATATAATGAGGGCATTATCAACCTCCTGG AGAAATACTTTGACATGAAAAAAGTCCAGTGCAAAGAAGGACTTGACATCTACAAGAAATTCCTTACACGAATGACTAGAATCTCAGAGTTCCTCAAAGTTGCAGAG CAAGTCGGAATCGATCGAGGAGACATCCCCGATCTGTCGCAG TTTACAGTCTGT GCCCCCAGCAGCCTGCTTGATGCCCTGGAGCAGCACTTGGCCTCTTtagaaggaaaaaaagtcaaagactCAACAGCAGCCAGCAG GGCCAGCACCCTCTCCAATGCAGTCTCCTCCCTGGCCAACACCGGCATATCTTTCACCAAAGTGGACGAGAGGGAAAAACAGGCCGCCCTGGAGGAAGAGCAGACTCTCCTAAAAACActaaaa GAGCAGCGTCTGAAAGAGCTCCAAAAGAATCCTACTGCAGCAACCACGGACTCATCCCCTGACTCCACGATGGGTGGGACCATAAACTCAGCTCCTGCCATTGACCTCTTCTCCACCCCCAGCTCCACCAACAG CACCTCCAAGGCAGCCAATGAACTGCTGGACCTGCAGCCAGCTTTCCAGCAGCCACTGCCTCTCTCCACCAGCAACACATGGGGAG GGTTTACAGGCTCCCCAACACCCCAGCAGCCACAGAACCCTCGAGGCCTTAATGTTGACTTTGAGTCAGTATTTGGCAACAACACCAATGCTAACAACATGGATTCTACAG TGGCATCCTCACTCAATCAGGGCATGACCCTGAACGGCCAACAGGCCCACAAACTGGTATCCAGCGACCTGGACTCGTCACTGGCCAATCTTGTTGGCA ATCTGGGAATTGGCAACGGCACGTCAAAGAA TGATCTTCACTGGAGTCAGCCTGGTGAGAGGAAGCTGACAGGTGGAAACAACTGGCAACCCAAGACGGCTCCTAATACCACCTGGAACCCTGCAGCCATG GCACCATCTGTCATGGCATTCCCTGCAACCACACCGACAGGCATGATGGCATATGCAATG CCTCCCCACATGGGGTCCATGATGATGACGCAGCCCACTATGATGTACACCCAGCCTGTGATGAGGCCAGCCAACCCCTTTGGCCCCAGTCCAGGTGCACAG ATGCAGTTTATGTAA
- the picalma gene encoding phosphatidylinositol binding clathrin assembly protein a isoform X1, with translation MSGQSITDRITAAQHSVTGSAISKIVCKATTHEIMGPKKKHLDYLIQCTNEMNVNIPQLADTLFERTANTSWVVVFKSLTTTHHLMVYGNERFIQYLASRNTLFNLSNFLDKSGLQGYDMSTFIRRYSRYLNEKAVSYRQVAFDFTKVKRGADGVMRTVNTEKLLKTIPIIQNQMDVLLDFNVNANELTNGVINAAFMLLFKDAIRLFAAYNEGIINLLEKYFDMKKVQCKEGLDIYKKFLTRMTRISEFLKVAEQVGIDRGDIPDLSQFTVCAPSSLLDALEQHLASLEGKKVKDSTAASRASTLSNAVSSLANTGISFTKVDEREKQAALEEEQTLLKTLKEQRLKELQKNPTAATTDSSPDSTMGGTINSAPAIDLFSTPSSTNSTSKAANELLDLQPAFQQPLPLSTSNTWGEPFTSAAEAVEESIPNSNPFLTLPIVDAVHLSTASSDAGSLSSRTPSHEVFDSFCGPSPYNTTPLFQSESPAVAGLFRGFTGSPTPQQPQNPRGLNVDFESVFGNNTNANNMDSTDVLGDILKPTVASSLNQGMTLNGQQAHKLVSSDLDSSLANLVGNLGIGNGTSKNDLHWSQPGERKLTGGNNWQPKTAPNTTWNPAAMAPSVMAFPATTPTGMMAYAMPPHMGSMMMTQPTMMYTQPVMRPANPFGPSPGAQMQFM, from the exons ATTTGATTCAGTGCACAAATGAGATGAATGTGAACATCCCTCAGCTGGCTGACACACTGTTTGAGAGGACCGCCAACACCAGCTGGGTGGTTGTGTTCAAGTCCCTCACCACCACACACCATCTGATGGTCTACGGCAATGAG agatTTATACAGTATCTGGCTTCAAGGAACACACTATTCAACCTCAGCAAttttttggacaaaagtggCCTACAAG GCTATGATATGTCAACGTTCATAAGGAGGTATAGCCGCTACCTGAATGAGAAGGCTGTGTCCTACAGACAAGTTGCTTTTGACTTCACTAAAGTGAAAAGAGG GGCTGATGGAGTGATGAGAACCGTGAACACAGAGAAACTCCTCAAGACCATCCCTATCATCCAAAATCAGATGGATGTGTTACTTGATTTCAAT GTCAATGCCAATGAACTGACAAATGGTGTGATCAACGCAGCCTTCATGCTTCTGTTCAAAGATGCCATCCGACTGTTTGCAGCATATAATGAGGGCATTATCAACCTCCTGG AGAAATACTTTGACATGAAAAAAGTCCAGTGCAAAGAAGGACTTGACATCTACAAGAAATTCCTTACACGAATGACTAGAATCTCAGAGTTCCTCAAAGTTGCAGAG CAAGTCGGAATCGATCGAGGAGACATCCCCGATCTGTCGCAG TTTACAGTCTGT GCCCCCAGCAGCCTGCTTGATGCCCTGGAGCAGCACTTGGCCTCTTtagaaggaaaaaaagtcaaagactCAACAGCAGCCAGCAG GGCCAGCACCCTCTCCAATGCAGTCTCCTCCCTGGCCAACACCGGCATATCTTTCACCAAAGTGGACGAGAGGGAAAAACAGGCCGCCCTGGAGGAAGAGCAGACTCTCCTAAAAACActaaaa GAGCAGCGTCTGAAAGAGCTCCAAAAGAATCCTACTGCAGCAACCACGGACTCATCCCCTGACTCCACGATGGGTGGGACCATAAACTCAGCTCCTGCCATTGACCTCTTCTCCACCCCCAGCTCCACCAACAG CACCTCCAAGGCAGCCAATGAACTGCTGGACCTGCAGCCAGCTTTCCAGCAGCCACTGCCTCTCTCCACCAGCAACACATGGGGAG AACCTTTCACCTCTGCTGCAGAAGCTGTGGAGGAATCCATTCCCAACTCAAACCCTTTCCTCACACTACCTATTGTCGATGCTGTCCACCTGTCCACAGCGTCCTCGGACGCTGGCAGCCTGTCCTCTAGGACTCCTAGCCATGAAGTGTTTG ACTCCTTCTGTGGGCCAAGCCCTTACAACACCACTCCACTCTTCCAATCTGAGTCCCCAGCTGTTGCTGGTCTATTCAGAG GGTTTACAGGCTCCCCAACACCCCAGCAGCCACAGAACCCTCGAGGCCTTAATGTTGACTTTGAGTCAGTATTTGGCAACAACACCAATGCTAACAACATGGATTCTACAG ATGTTTTAGGTGATATCCTCAAACCCACAGTGGCATCCTCACTCAATCAGGGCATGACCCTGAACGGCCAACAGGCCCACAAACTGGTATCCAGCGACCTGGACTCGTCACTGGCCAATCTTGTTGGCA ATCTGGGAATTGGCAACGGCACGTCAAAGAA TGATCTTCACTGGAGTCAGCCTGGTGAGAGGAAGCTGACAGGTGGAAACAACTGGCAACCCAAGACGGCTCCTAATACCACCTGGAACCCTGCAGCCATG GCACCATCTGTCATGGCATTCCCTGCAACCACACCGACAGGCATGATGGCATATGCAATG CCTCCCCACATGGGGTCCATGATGATGACGCAGCCCACTATGATGTACACCCAGCCTGTGATGAGGCCAGCCAACCCCTTTGGCCCCAGTCCAGGTGCACAG ATGCAGTTTATGTAA